Proteins encoded together in one Impatiens glandulifera chromosome 1, dImpGla2.1, whole genome shotgun sequence window:
- the LOC124917422 gene encoding probable polyamine transporter At3g13620, producing MEGTFSFYPCPSPPSPLLIKGEEDVEQLLTAPSSNAGDGTSKNKLPLLPLIFLIYFEVAGGPYGEESAVGAAGPLYAIIGFLVFPFIWSIPEALITAELATTFPGNGGFVIWAHKAFGPFWGSMMGSWKLLSGVINLASYPVLCVDYLKLLFPIFSSGLPRYIAIFTSTLLLSFLNYTGLSIVGYAAVGLGLISLSPFFLLVGISIPIIEPSRWLSLGNEKKNWPLFFNTLFWNLNSWDNVSTLAGEVENPQKTFPKALFSAGFLTCLAYLFPLLATTGATPLNQSNWTEGYFADLAEMIAGKWLKYWIEIGSVLSVIGLYEAQLTSCAYQILGMSEIGVLPMICGVRSDWFDTPWVGILFPTFVAMGVSCLGFVSIISVVNFLYGLGMLLEFLSFLWLRKKMPFLIRPYKIPMGLPALIIMCLIPSIFLVYLMSIGTHIVYLMSGSMTLLGLAWYFLMNLCKSKKWLEFNYEYNEEDN from the coding sequence ATGGAAGGAACCTTTAGCTTCTATCCATGTCCATCGCCGCCGTCTCCTTTACTCATCAAAGGGGAAGAGGACGTAGAACAACTACTCACTGCTCCTTCTTCCAACGCCGGAGATGGAACGTCCAAAAATAAACTTCCCCTCCTTCCCCTCATATTCCTAATCTATTTCGAAGTCGCAGGGGGTCCCTACGGAGAGGAATCAGCTGTTGGAGCAGCGGGTCCTCTTTACGCGATCATCGGATTCCTGGTTTTCCCTTTCATTTGGAGCATACCGGAAGCTCTAATCACAGCGGAGCTCGCCACAACTTTCCCTGGAAACGGAGGATTTGTTATATGGGCTCATAAGGCTTTCGGTCCTTTTTGGGGATCTATGATGGGTTCTTGGAAATTGCTTAGTGGTGTGATTAATTTGGCTTCTTACCCTGTTTTATGTGTTGATTATCTTAAACTTCTTTTTCCTATTTTCTCTTCTGGTTTACCTCGTTATATCGCCATCTTCACATCTACTCTGCTTCTGTCGTTCCTTAATTACACTGGTTTATCGATCGTTGGGTATGCTGCTGTTGGCTTAGGTTTGATTTCATTATCTCCATTCTTTCTTCTGGTTGGGATTTCAATACCCATTATTGAACCTAGTAGATGGCTGAGTTTAgggaatgaaaagaaaaattggCCTTTGTTCTTCAATACCCTGTTCTGGAATTTGAATTCCTGGGATAACGTAAGTACTTTAGCAGGTGAAGTTGAGAATCCACAAAAGACATTCCCAAAAGCACTTTTCTCAGCTGGATTTCTCACCTGTTTAGCTTACTTGTTTCCTCTATTGGCTACAACCGGCGCCACTCCACTTAATCAGTCCAATTGGACTGAGGGTTATTTCGCAGACTTAGCTGAAATGATCGCAGGAAAATGGTTGAAGTATTGGATAGAAATCGGCTCTGTTTTGTCAGTGATCGGACTATATGAAGCTCAATTGACTAGTTGTGCTTATCAGATTCTTGGAATGTCGGAAATTGGTGTTCTTCCTATGATATGTGGGGTTAGATCCGATTGGTTTGATACGCCGTGGGTCGGGATATTGTTTCCAACCTTCGTGGCTATGGGAGTTTCTTGTCTCGGTTTCGTATCGATTATATCGGTGGTGAATTTCTTGTATGGTTTGGGAATGCTGTTGGAATTTTTGTCATTTCTTTGGTTGAGAAAAAAGATGCCGTTCTTGATTAGACCTTATAAAATTCCAATGGGATTGCCTGCATTGATCATTATGTGTTTAATACCATCGATTTTCTTAGTCTATTTGATGTCGATTGGTACACATATTGTTTATTTGATGAGCGGTTCGATGACGTTACTCGGGCTTGCTTGGTACTTCTTGATGAATTTGTGCAAATCGAAGAAGTGGTTGGAGTTCAACTATGAATATAATGAAGAAGACAattga
- the LOC124912299 gene encoding phytoene synthase 2, chloroplastic-like — protein sequence MSTSSSLISARPCMISTSRSLQAKTYGVIIRAKVAISPKNFPELSVQGIPHPDFHIREIVQRQTRTKPLFNTATKEEEGLGKSNLLRAAVLEEAYERCRYICDEYAKTFYLGTRLMTEDRQKAIWAIYVWCRRTDELVDGPNAIYMGSTVLDQWEERLQDIFDGKPYDILDAALTDTVHKFPLDIKPFRDMIEGMRMDLRKDRYDNFQQLYSYCYCVAGTVGLMSVPVMGIDPESILSSQSIYNAAVQLGIGNQLTNILRDVGEDALRGRVYLPQDELRQFGLSDEDVFSRKVTSSEGWRHFMKKQIDRARFYFNQAEEGASQLDKASRWPVWASLMLYRKILDAIEENDYDSLTKRAYVGKTKKLLTLPLAYTRSLSVSATMPGLVNWMS from the exons ATGAGTACATCATCATCTCTAATATCAGCCAGGCCTTGCATGATATCAACAAGCAGAAGCTTGCAAGCAAAAACCTATGGAGTAATCATAAGAGCAAAGGTAGCAATCAGCCCGAAAAACTTTCCTGAGTTATCAGTACAAGGGATTCCTCATCCTGATTTCCACATTCGAGAGATAGTCCAAAGACAGACTCGAACAAAACCCTTATTCAACACGGcaacaaaagaagaagaaggtctAGGAAAATCAAATTTACTGCGGGCTGCTGTTCTCGAAGAAGCTTACGAGAGATGCAGATATATTTGCGATGAATACGCAAAGACATTCTATCTCG GGACAAGACTAATGACAGAAGATAGACAGAAAGCAATATGGGCAATCTATG TTTGGTGCAGGAGAACGGACGAGCTGGTTGATGGTCCAAACGCCATTTACATGGGTTCGACAGTTTTGGATCAATGGGAAGAAAGACTTCAAGATATCTTTGATGGGAAACCTTATGATATATTGGATGCTGCACTTACTGATACTGTTCACAAATTCCCTTTAGACATCAAG CCATTTAGGGACATGATAGAAGGAATGAGGATGGATTTGAGGAAGGATCGCTACGATAATTTTCAGCAACTATATTCGTATTGCTACTGTGTGGCAGGGACGGTTGGGCTGATGAGCGTCCCAGTAATGGGAATCGACCCGGAGTCTATCCTTTCATCTCAGAGTATATATAATGCAGCTGTACAGTTGGGAATTGGGAATCAGCTTACAAATATCCTGAGAGATGTGGGAGAAGA TGCATTGAGAGGGAGAGTGTACCTTCCTCAAGATGAACTAAGGCAATTTGGATTGAGTGATGAAGATGTTTTCTCAAGAAAGGTGACTTCCAGTGAAGGTTGGAGGCATTTCATGAAAAAACAGATTGATCGGGCGAGGTTCTACTTTAACCAGGCGGAGGAGGGAGCTTCTCAGCTCGATAAGGCCAGCCGATGGCCG GTATGGGCTTCTTTGATGTTATATAGGAAGATATTGGATGCAATTGAGGAGAATGATTATGATAGTTTAACAAAGAGAGCTTATGTAGGGAAGACAAAGAAGCTACTAACATTGCCTCTAGCATACACCAGATCTCTCTCTGTATCAGCTACTATGCCTGGTTTGGTTAACTGGATGAGTTAA